ATCTCCGCGGTGATCTCGCTGGTGCTGGTGGCGGTGGCCGTCTTCGTCTACCTGCCGGGGAAGTACTCCGAGCTCGACGGGGTCACCGACGCCGCGATCCAGGGCAAGGACGGCGACCCGCGGATCCTCGCGCTCGTCGCGGTGGCCATCGGCATCGTCCTCGCCGCGCTCATCCAGCAACTGACCGGCTACTTCACCGAGACCACCCGCCGGCCCGTCAGGGACATCGGCAAGACCTCGCTCACCGGCCCGGCCACCGTCGTCCTCGCCGGTATCTCGGTCGGTCTGGAATCCGCCGTCTACACCGCCCTGTTGATCGGTCTCGGCGTGTACGGGGCGTTCCTGCTCGGCGGCACGTCGATCATGCTGGCGCTGTTCGCGGTGGCGCTGGCCGGCACCGGCCTGCTCACCACGGTCGGTGTGATCGTCGCGATGGACACCTTCGGGCCCGTCTCCGACAACGCGCAGGGCATCGCCGAGATGTCCGGTGACGTCGAGGGCGCGGGCGCGCAGGTGCTCACCAACCTGGACGCCGTCGGCAACACCACCAAGGCGATCACCAAGGGCATCGCGATCGCCACGGCCGTGCTCGCGGCGGCGGCGCTGTTCGGGTCGTACCGCGACGCGATCTTCACCGGCGCGCGGGACGTGGGCGAGAAACTCAGCGGGGAGGGCGCCCCGATGAGCCTGATGATGGACATCTCGCAGCCCAACAACCTCGTGGGTCTCATCGCCGGCGCGGCGGTCGTCTTCCTCTTCTCGGGGCTGGCGATCAACGCCGTGTCGCGGTCGGCGGGTTCCGTGGTCTACGAGGTGCGGCGGCAGTTCCGTGAGAAGCCCGGGATCATGGACTACAGCGAGAAGCCGGAGTACGGCAAGGTCGTCGACATCTGCACCAAGGACGCCCTGCGCGAGCTCGCCACGCCCGGTCTGCTGGCCGTGATGGCGCCCATCTTCATCGGGTTCACGCTGGGCGTCGGAGCGCTCGGCGCGTTCCTGGCGGGCGCGATCGGCGCGGGCACGCTGATGGCGGTGTTCCTCGCCAACTCCGGTGGCGCCTGGGACAACGCCAAGAAGCTCGTCGAGGACGGCCACCACGGCGGCAAGGGCGGCGAGGCGCACGCGGCGACCGTGATCGGCGACACGGTCGGCGACCCCTTCAAGGACACCGCGGGGCCCGCGATCAACCCGCTGCTGAAGGTCATGAACCTGGTCTCGCTGCTCATCGCGCCAGCGGTGATCAAGTTCTCCTACGGTCCGGACAAGAGCATCGGGGTGCGGATTCTGGTCGCCGTCCTCGCGTTCCTGGTGATCGCCGGGGCGGTGTACGTGTCAAAGCGGCGCGGAATCGCGATGGGTGACGAGGACAACGCCGGATCGGCGCCCAAGTCGGCCGATCCGGCGGTGGTTTCGTAGGGAGGTCCGAGAGCCCCGTTCCAAGGTGCGGGCGGGCGGCGCGCGTTGGCGTGTCGCCCGCCCGCGCTGTGTGGGTACACGCTCACGCGTGAGCCTTCTCTCGCTTGGTGCAAAAGGTTACAAAACGGTCTTAAAAGACGATCGACGTGCTGTTGTCGTGCATCTGGCGTGTATGTTCCGGGGCCGAGAGCCATGGAAGGGACCAAACCGGTGAACAAGAAGCTCGCGGCCGCACTGTCCGGCGGTGCGGTACTGGTACTGGCGCTGTCGGGCTGCGGCGGCGACGACAGCAACGACAAGCTCGACTCCTGGGCCAAGCAGGTCTGTGACGCCGTACAGCCGCAGGCCAAGAAGATCGAGTCGGCCAATGCGGCGATCCAGAAGGAGACCTCGGACAACAGCACGCCCGAGGATGTCCAGAAGACCGATGCAAAGGCCTTCCAGGACATGTCCGACGCCTACAAGGCGATCGGGGCCGCCGTGAACAAGGCCGGGGCCCCGGACGTCGAGAACGGCGAGAAGAAGCAGCAGGACGCGGTCAAGGAGCTCAACGCGATCTCCGCCGCGTACGCCTCCCTGAAGAAGCAGGTCGACAACCTGGACACCAAGGACCAGGGCAAGTTCGCCGACGGTCTGAAGGACATCGCCACCGAGCTGGACAAGCTGAGCCAGAGCGGCAACGACGCCCTCAGGAACCTGGAGGAGGGCGAGGTCGGCCAGGCGATGGCCAAGCAGCCCAGCTGCAAGGCGGCCACGGCGCCGGCCGGGACCACGCAGAGCTGAGGCTCCGGGCGGCGGGCGGCGCAGTGACGCGGGTGTGACGACTGAGGCGTAGGTGCCGTCGGTGCCTGCTGAGTCGTAGGCGACTGCGGGTGTCTGCTGAGTCGTAGGTGACTGTCAGGGTCTGATGTGCCGTACGGCGGGGACGTGTGCCGTGCGGCAAGAATGCGTGCCGTCCCCCTCACGGGCAGGTGCGGCACCCGCACCGGCGGCCACAATGGGGGGCGTGAGTAACGCCAGCCAGTCACCCCTGCCCCCGCTGCCCGCCTCCGACCGTCCCGATGTCGCCGCCCGGCTCCGTGACGCCCTGCTCGCGGCCTCCTTCACCGCCGACGGACTGCTCGAACTGCTCGGCGCCCCCGCGTACGCGGCACTGGCCCGGAGCGAGACCGTACCCGCCCTGCGGGCCACCCGCGGGGACACGCCGCTGGAGATGCTCGTCCGGCTGTTTCTGCTCCAGCAGCCCGTGCCGCAGGCGCGCGTGGCGGAGGTCCTGCCCGTGGACGCCTGTCTGGAGAGCGGCTGGCTGGCCCGGGCCGGTGCCGGCGAACTCGCCGCCACCGTGGACGTCCGGCCCTACGGCGGGCCCGGCGGCGAGGACTGGTTCATCGTGTCGGACCTCGGCTGCGCGGTCGGCGGCGCCGGCGGGATCGGCCGGCGTGAGGAAGGGGTCGTCCTCGGAGTCGGCGGCGCCTCCACGACCCTCGCCGGCATCACCGTCCGTACGCCCGCCGCCGCGGCGCTCGACCTCGGCACGGGCTCCGGCATCCAGGCCCTGCACGCGGCGCAGCACGCCACGCGCGTGGTGGCCACCGACCTCAACCCGCGCGCCCTGCACATCACCGCCCTCACGCTGGCGCTGTCCGCCACCTCGGCCGTCGAACGGCGCGAGGGTTCCCTCTTCGAACCGGTCCGCGGCGACGAGACCTTCGACCTGATCGTGTCCAACCCGCCCTTCGTCATTTCCCCCGGCGCCCGGCTCACCTACCGGGACGGCGGGATGGGCGGGGACGATCTGTGCCGCACGCTCGTTCAGGAGGCAGGGGAGCGGCTGAACGAGGGAGGGCTCGCGCAGTTCCTCGCCAACTGGCAGCACGTGGAAGGGGAGGACTGGCAGGACAGGCTCAGGTCATGGGTGCCCCGGGGCTGCGACGCGTGGATCGTGCAGCGCGAGGTGCAGGACGTCAATCAGTACGCCGAGCTGTGGCTGCGTGACGCGGGCGACCACCAGGGCGACACGGCGGAGTACCAGGCGCGGTACGACGCATGGCTCGACGAGTTCGAGGCGCGCAAGGTGAAGGCCGTCGGCTTCGGCTGGATCACCCTGCGCAGGACGAGCGCCGCCGTGCCCTCGCTCACGGTGGAGGAGTGGCCGCACCCGGTGGAGCAGCCGCTCGGCGACACGATCCGGGCCCACTTCGACCGGCTCGACCACCTGCGCGACCACGACGACGCCGCTCTGCTCGAAGGACACTTCCGGCTCGCCGCCGAGATCGTGCAGGAGCAGGTCGGGCTGCCCGGCGCGGAGGATCCCGAGCACGTCGTGCTGCGCCAGAACCGCGGCATGCGCCGGGCGACCCGGGTGGACACCGTCGGCGCGGGATTCGCGGGCGTCTGCGACGGCACGATGAGCGCGGGCCGCATCCTCGACGCCATCGCCCAGCTGATCGGCGAGGACCCGGTCATGCTGCGCGACCGCACACCGGCCCAGATCCGGCTGCTCGTCGAGCAGGGCTTCCTGGAGCCGGTCCGCTGAGGGGACGGAGGGGGCGGAGGGGACGGAGAGGACGAGGGGACTGAAGGGGCTGCCGAGAGTGGCCCCCGAGGTCGTGAAGGAGGCTCGCCAACAAATTCGAGTCGATTTGAATCCCTCGTCCGCAACGGGGCACGAGGTACCGACGCCCTTGATCCACCGCCGTGTCGCCCCCGCGTTCACCTCTGGTTCGCCTGCCCGCCGCCCGCGCGTGTCAGCCTCCCGTGGCTGGGGATGCGCGGACAGAGGAAAAGGGGCACGGCGGGTCATGGAGAGCGAACCGGCGATCTTCGCGGGAGCGGTGTTCTCCCTGTTCGGAGGCGCCCTACTGGCATGGACCGTGACCTGCGTGCGCCGGCAGCGGCCCGTCGCCCTGGGTGTGAGGCCCGTCGCATCGGCGACCCTCGCGAGCGTCGTCTCGGTGCTCGCGCTCGCCCTCGGAACGTGGTGCTTCACGCGCCTGTGAGGCCGCTCCGGCGACGCACCTGCCGGTAACCGGGGGCTCGCGCTCCGCACAGGGGCCGCCCTGCTCCCGATCCTCCGGGCGGCAGGATTGGTGGTAGTCGGGTTACCGTTCGAGTGGCCGTTGCGGGCTTTTCCCGTTTGACACGGGGGCGGGATGTACCGTCACACTCCGCAGCGTCACCACGTACCCAGCCCCGGTAAGCGACTCCGGGGAGGCCCCAGCGTCGACCGGAGAGAAGAGCGAAGTTGTCCCCGACCAGCGAGACCGCGAAGGGCGGCCGCCGACTCGTCATCGTCGAGTCGCCTGCCAAGGCGAAGACGATCAAGGGCTATCTCGGCCCCGGCTACATCGTCGAGGCGAGCGTCGGGCACATCCGCGACCTTCCCAACGGCGCCGCCGAGGTGCCCGAGAAGTACACCGGCGAGGTCCGCCGCCTCGGTGTGGACGTCGAACACGACTTCCAGCCGATCTATGTGGTCAACGCCGACAAGAAGGCACAGGTCAAGAAGCTCAAGGACCTGCTGAAGGAGTCCGACGAACTCTTCCTCGCCACCGATGAGGACCGCGAGGGCGAGGCCATCGCCTGGCATCTCCAGGAGGTGCTCAAGCCCAAGGTCCCGGTCAAGCGGATGGTCTTCCACGAGATCACCAAGGCCGCGATCCAGGCCGCCGTCGCCAACCCGCGCCAGCTCAACCAGAAGCTCGTCGACGCCCAGGAGACCCGCCGCATCCTCGACCGCCTCTACGGCTACGAGGTCTCGCCGGTCCTGTGGAAGAAGGTCATGCCGCGGCTGTCCGCGGGCCGCGTCCAGTCCGTCGCCACCCGGCTCGTGGTGGAGCGGGAACGCGAGCGCATCGCCTTTCGTTCGGCTGAGTACTGGGACCTGACGGGCACCTTCGCGACCGGCCGCGCCGGAGACTCGTCGGACCCGTCGTCGCTGGTCGCGCGCCTGCAGACCGTCGACGGCAGGCGGGTCGCACAGGGCCGCGACTTCGACTCCCTCGGACAACTGAAGAGCGCGAACACCCTCCACCTCGACGAGGCGAACGCCCGCGCCCTGGCCGCCGCCCTGGAGCAGACGCGGTTCGCCGTCCGCTCGGTCGAGTCCAAGCCGTACCGCCGCTCGCCGTACGCCCCGTTCCGTACGACGACGATGCAGCAGGAGGCCAGCCGCAAGCTCGGCTTCGGCGCGAAGGCCACCATGCAGGTCGCGCAGAAGCTGTACGAGAACGGCTACATCACCTACATGCGTACGGACTCCACGACCCTGAGCGACACGGCGGTCGCCGCCGCCCGCGCCCAGGTCACGCAGCTGTACGGCGCCGACTACCTGCCGCCGCAGCCGAGGACGTACGCCGGGAAGGTCAAGAACGCGCAGGAGGCCCACGAGGCGATCCGCCCCTCGGGTGATCGTTTCCGCACTCCCGCCGAGACCGGACTGACCGGTGACCAGTTCAAGCTGTACGAGCTGATCTGGAAGCGGACCGTCGCCTCCCAGATGAAGGACGCGACCGGCAACAGCGTCACGGTGAAGATCGGCGGCACGGCGGCCGACGGCCGGGACGTCGAGTTCAGCGCGTCCGGCAAGACGATCACCTTCCACGGCTTCCTCAAGGCCTACGTCGAGGGTGCCGACGACCCGAACGCCGAGCTGGACGACCGCGAGCGCCGGCTGCCCCAGGTCTCCGAGGGCGACGCCCTGAGCGCGCAGGAGATCACGGTCGACGGGCACGCCACCAAGCCCCCGGCCCGCTACACCGAGGCCTCCCTGGTCAAGGAGCTGGAAGAGCGGGAGATCGGCCGCCCGTCGACGTACGCGTCGATCATCGGCACGATCCTCGACCGCGGCTACGTGTTCAAGAAGGGCACGGCCCTGGTGCCGTCCTTCCTGTCCTTCGCCGTGGTCAACCTCCTGGAGAAGCACTTCGGGCGGCTCGTCGACTACGACTTCACCGCCAAGATGGAGGACGACCTCGACCGCATCGCCCGCGGTGAGGCCCAGGCCGTGCCGTGGCTGAAGCGGTTCTACTTCGGCGAGGGCACCGTCAGCGGGGCCGCGGCCGATGCCGGCAACGGCGACGGGGACCACCTCGGCGGCCTCAAGGAGCTGGTGACGGACCTGGGCGCGATCGACGCGCGCGAGGTGTCGTCCTTCCCGGTGGGCAACGACATCGTGCTGCGGGTCGGCCGCTACGGGCCGTACATCGAGCGCGGCGAGAAGGACACCGAGCAGCACCAGCGCGCCGACATCCCCGACGACCTGGCGCCCGACGAGCTGACCGTCGACCTCGCGGAGGAACTGCTCGCCAAGCCGAGCGGCGACTACGAGCTGGGCACGGACCCGGCCACCGGCCACACGATCGTCGCCAAGGACGGCCGCTACGGCCCGTACGTGACGGAGATCCTCCCCGAGGGCACCCCGAAGACGGGCAAGAACGCGGTCAAGCCGCGTACGGCGTCCCTGTTCAAGACCATGTCCCTCGACACGGTCACCCTCGACGACGCCCTGAAGCTGATGTCGCTGCCGCGTGTCGTCGGCGTCGACCCCGAGGGCCAGGAGATCACCGCGCAGAACGGCCGCTACGGTCCGTACCTGAAGAAGGGCACGGACTCGCGCTCGCTCCAGTCCGAGGAGCAGCTCTTCACGATCACGCTGGAGGAGGCGCTGGCGATCTACGCCCAGCCCAAGCAGCGTGGCCGGGCCGCGGCCAAGCCGCCGCTGAAGGAGCTGGGCACCGACCCGGTCAGCGAGAAGCCGGTCGTGGTCAAGGACGGCCGCTTCGGCCCGTACGTCACCGACGGGGAGACCAACGCGACCCTGCGCTCCGGCGACAGCGTCGAGGAGATCACCCCGGAGCGCGGTTTCGAGCTGCTTGCCGAGAAGCGCGCCAAGGGGCCGGCGAAGAAGACCGCGAAGAAGGCGGTCAAGAAGGCACCGGCCAAGAAGACGACGACGGCGAAGAAGACGACGGCCAAGAAGACCGCGGCGAAGAAGACCACCACCGCGAAGAAGACGACGGCCAAGAAGACCACCACCGCGAAGAAGACGGCCGCCAAGACGGCCACCGCCACCAAGTCCACGGAGGACTGAGGCCGTTCCACGGAGGACTGAGGCCGTTGTCCACGGAGGACTGAGGTCGTTGTCCACGGAGGGCTGAGGTCGTTCGGGCCCTGTTCGGAATCCGGACCATTCGGTCCGGATCCTGGCCCAGGGTTCGGAAAGCGAACGCCCCGGCAACACTTCGGTGTCGGGGCGTGCGCATGCCAGACCGCGCCCCTCAAGGTGTCGGTGGCTCCCGATAGGCTGAACGCATGACGCGAGCCGACCACCAAACGGCCCCTCAGCCCGCCCCCGACGACGCCCTGGTCGCGGACTCCCGCGAGCGTGCCGTCCGCGCCCTGCTGCGACGACCGCAGCTGAAGCGGTTGTGGAGCGCACAGCTCGTGGGTGGCGTGGGGGACACCCTCGCCCTTCTCGTGCTGGTCGTCCTGGCCCTTCAGGCGGCCGTCGCCGAGGGCTCTTTCGGGGGCGGCTACCGGGGCGTGGCGTTCGCAGTGGCGACCGTTTTCGGGGTGCGGATCCTCGCGACCCTCCTGTTCGGCGCCGTCCTGCTCGGCCCGCTCACCGCGCTCACCTCGCAGGACGGCCCGCTCGACCGGCGCTGGACCATGGTGGGCGCCGACGGTCTGCGCGCCGCGCTGCTCATCGTCGCGCCCCTGTGGATCGACTGGACGCCGGAGAACGCACTGGCCGTCCTCCTCGTCACGGCCTTCGTGGCCGGAGTCGCCGAGCGGTTCTGGACGGTGTGCCGTGAGAGCGCCGCGCCCGCGCTGCTCCCCGCCCCGCCGCCCGAGGGGGCGACGGTCCGTCCGCTACCCGACCACATGGACGCCCTGCGCCGGCTGTCGCTGCGCACCGGCTTCGTGGCGATCCCCCTCGCCGCCGTCGCGCTGGTCGTCGCGTCCCTGTTCAACAACGTGCTGGGCGCCGGCATCGACTGGTTCGGCCAGCACCAGGCGGCCCTCGCCTCCTACGTGGCCGCCGGGCTGTTCGCCGCGTCCCTGTCCGTGCTGACCTTCCTGGAGCTGCCCGGTACGCGCACGCCGCGCGCGCGGTCGCCGCTCGAGGGACTGCGCCGCCCGAGGACCGGCACCGGCTCCGACAAGGGCCGCACCGGCGCGATGCCGCTGCTGGTCCTGGCCTGCGCCGCCGTCGCCGCGGCGGTGTCGGCCGCCGTCGCGGTGGCCGTGCTGCACGCCAAGGACCTGGGCGGCGGCCCGGTGCTCTACGGCCTGTTCGTGGCCGCGCTGACCGGCGGTGTCGTCGCCGGCATCCGTACGGCGCCCGCCCTGGTGCCCGCGCTGTCGCGCCGCCGGCTGCTCGCGCTGACCATCGCCTTCACCGGTGTCGCCCTGCTGGCCGCCGGGCTGATCCCGGACGTCACCACGGTGCTGCTGATCCTCGCGCTGGCCGGCGTCGGCGCGGGCCTGTCCGCCAACATCGGGCACACCCTCCTCGACCAGGAGGCCGAGGAGTACCGGCGGCCCCGCACGACGGAGCACCTGCACGCGGTCGTCCGGGTCAGCGTGGCACTCGGCGCGCTCATCGCCCCGCTGGTCGCGGCGGCGATCGGGCCGCACCGGCTGGAGAGCGGCAAGTTCGTCTTCGCGCACGGCGGCGCGGCCTTCACGCTGATGCTGGCCGGTGCCCTGCTGCTGCCGGTCGCCGCGCTGGTGCTGGCCAAGGTCGACGACCGTTCCGGTGTGCCGCTGCGGCAGGACCTGAAGGACGCGCTGCTCGGCGGCGACGACCCGGAGCAGGGGGCCGCGGCCGCCGGCTTCTTCATCGCCCTGGAGGGCGGCGACGGCGCCGGCAAGTCCACGCAGGCCGAGGCGCTCGCCGAGTGGATCCGCGCCAAGGGCCACGAGGTCGTGCTGACGCGCGAGCCCGGTGCGACGCCGGTGGGCAAGCGGCTGCGGTCGATCCTGCTGGACGTGTCGAGCGCGGGCCTGTCGCACCGCGCGGAGGCGCTGCTGTACGCGGCCGACCGGGCCGAGCACATCGACACCGTCGTACGGCCCGCCCTGGAGCGTGGCGCGGTCGTCATCTCCGACCGGTACATCGACTCCTCCGTCGCCTACCAGGGTGCCGGCCGCGACCTGTCGCCGACCGAGATCGCCCGGATCAACCGCTGGGCGACGAACGGACTCGTGCCGCATCTGACCGTGCTGCTGGACGTCGCGCCGGAGACCGCGCGCGAGCGGTTCACCGAGGCGCCGGACCGGCTGGAGTCGGAGCCCGCCGAGTTCCACGCGCGCGTGCGGGCCGGTTTCCTGACCCTGGCCGCCGCCGACGCCGGGCGGTACCTGGTGGTGGACGCCGGCCAGGAGCCCGAGGCCGTCACGACGGTCATCCGGCACCGGCTCGACCAGGTGCTGCCCCTGTCCGAGGCCGAGGTCAAGGCACGGGAGGAGGCGCGGAAGAAGGCCGAGGAGGAAGCCCGCCGCAAGGCCGAGGAAGAGGCCGCCCGCAAGGCCGAGGAGGAGCGCCTGGAGCGCGAGCGCCAGGAGCAGCTCGCCAAGCTGCGCGCCGAGGAGGAGGAGCGCAAGCGCCGCGAGCTGGAGGAGGCGCAGCGCCGCGAGGCCGAACGGCAGGCGGAGGAGGCCCGGCGACGGGCCGAGGAAGCGCAGCGGAAGGCCGAGGAGGAGCGGGCCCGGCTCCTCGCGGAGGAGAAGGCGCGCGCCGAGGAGGAGGCCCGCCGCAAGGCGGAGGAGGAGCGGCGCCGCAAGCAGGCCGAGGAGGAGGCGCGACTGCGTGCCGAGGCCGAGGCGCTCCGGCTGGAGAAGCAGCGCAAGGCCGAGGCGGCGCTGCTGCGGGCCGAGGAGGCCCGCCGGCTCGCCGAGGCGGCAGCGGCTGCGGCCGAGGCCGGGCCGAAGAACACGGCTCCGAAGAGTTCCGCTCCGAAGGGCGCCCCGGGTTCCGTGACCGGTCAGGACGCGGCGACCGTGCCCACGCCGGTGGTGACACCGGGCGGTACGGGGGACGACACGACGGTGCTGCGCCCGGTGCGGGACGAAGAGCGGGGTCCGGGCCGGGCCAACGCCGGGTCGGAGGCCGACGTGACGGCCGAGCTGCCCAAGCCACCGGTTCCGCCTCGCGCCGGGGACGAGACCGAGGTGCTGCCGCAGGTGCCGAACCGGGACGCCTCCGGTGCGGCCGACGAGACGGCGGTACTGCCTCCGGTCCGGCCGGGCGACGCCGAGGAGACCGCGGTGCTGCCCCCGGTCCGGCCGGCGGACGCCGAGGAGACGGCCGTCCTGCCGCCGGTGCGCGGGGACGACCCGGCGGACCGGGTGCCGCCCGAGTACTTCCGCAAGGACGCCCCGGCCGCCCGGCCCGACGGTACCGGTACCGGTACCGAGGACCGTACGCGGGAGATGCCCCAGGTCGACGCCGACGGGGCGCCGCGCCGCCGCCGGTCCGACTGGGCCGAGGAGACGCCGCTGGACGACCTGCCCTCGCTGGCGGACGAGCTGCTCGGGCCGCACGACGAGGAGCCGGACGAGGGACGCGGCCGCCGCGGCAGGGGTGGCCGGGGGCGCTGACGCCTCCTACGCATGCGAGATCGGGTGGGGCGGCAGGCGTTGTCAGTGGTCGCCCCCACAATGGATCTGGCAACGCGGACGTGACGGAAGGGCGGCGTGACCCATGACCGTGTGGGACGACCTCGTCGGGCAGGAAAGGGTGAGCGAGCAGCTGGCCGCTGCCGCCCGGGACGCCGACGCCCTGGTCACCGCAGCCGTCACCGGCACAGCGCCGCCCGAGGCGTCGAAGATGACGCACGCGTGGCTGTTCACGGGCCCGCCCGGCGCCGGGCGCAACCAGGCGGCCCGCGCGTTCGCGGCGGCGCTGCAGTGCGTCAGCCCCGACCGCGCCCTCGGCGGCTCCCCGGGCTGCGGCTTCTGCGACGGCTGCCACACGGCACTGATCGGCACGCACGCCGACGTCACCTCCGTCGCCGCCGTCGGCAGTCAGATCCTCGCCGAGGACATGCGCGACACCGTCCGCAAGTCCTTCACCTCGCCGGCGACCGGCCGCTGGCAGATCATCCTCGTCGAGGACGCCGAGCGGCTGAACGAGAAGTCGGCGAACGCCGTCCTCAAGGCAGTGGAGGAGCCCGCCCCCCGCACGGTCTGGCTGCTGTGCGCCCCCTCCATCGAGGACGTCCTGCCGACCATCCGCTCCCGCTGCCGCCACCTGAACCTGAGCACGCCGAGGGTCGACGCCATCGCCGACATGCTCGTCCGCCGCGAGGGCATCGAGCCGGACGTCGCCGCCGCCGCGGCCCGCGCGACCCAGGGCCACGTCGAGAGGGCGCGCCGCCTGGCCACCGACCCGGCCGCGCGAGAACGCCGCGCCGCCGTGCTCAGGCTGCCGCTGCGCGTCGAGGAGATCGGCGGCGCGCTCAAGGCGGCCC
The Streptomyces tuirus genome window above contains:
- a CDS encoding sodium-translocating pyrophosphatase; protein product: MAGLSLSQQSGHPTDLAAAVLTDGNRVLIVVIAVVALAALVLAGVLVRQVLAAGEGTDSMKKIAAAVQEGANAYLARQLRTLGVFAAVVFFLLMLLPADDWSQRAGRSVFFLIGAAFSAATGYIGMWLAVRSNVRVAAAAREATPAQGEPEKDLTAVSHKAMKIAFRTGGVVGMFTVGLGLLGASCVVLVYAADAPKVLEGFGLGAALIAMFMRVGGGIFTKAADVGADLVGKVEQGIPEDDPRNAATIADNVGDNVGDCAGMAADLFESYAVTLVAALILGSAAFGDAGLGFPLLVPAIGVVTAMIGIFAVAPRRADRSGMSAINRGFFISAVISLVLVAVAVFVYLPGKYSELDGVTDAAIQGKDGDPRILALVAVAIGIVLAALIQQLTGYFTETTRRPVRDIGKTSLTGPATVVLAGISVGLESAVYTALLIGLGVYGAFLLGGTSIMLALFAVALAGTGLLTTVGVIVAMDTFGPVSDNAQGIAEMSGDVEGAGAQVLTNLDAVGNTTKAITKGIAIATAVLAAAALFGSYRDAIFTGARDVGEKLSGEGAPMSLMMDISQPNNLVGLIAGAAVVFLFSGLAINAVSRSAGSVVYEVRRQFREKPGIMDYSEKPEYGKVVDICTKDALRELATPGLLAVMAPIFIGFTLGVGALGAFLAGAIGAGTLMAVFLANSGGAWDNAKKLVEDGHHGGKGGEAHAATVIGDTVGDPFKDTAGPAINPLLKVMNLVSLLIAPAVIKFSYGPDKSIGVRILVAVLAFLVIAGAVYVSKRRGIAMGDEDNAGSAPKSADPAVVS
- a CDS encoding small secreted protein, producing the protein MEGTKPVNKKLAAALSGGAVLVLALSGCGGDDSNDKLDSWAKQVCDAVQPQAKKIESANAAIQKETSDNSTPEDVQKTDAKAFQDMSDAYKAIGAAVNKAGAPDVENGEKKQQDAVKELNAISAAYASLKKQVDNLDTKDQGKFADGLKDIATELDKLSQSGNDALRNLEEGEVGQAMAKQPSCKAATAPAGTTQS
- a CDS encoding DUF7059 domain-containing protein, producing MGGVSNASQSPLPPLPASDRPDVAARLRDALLAASFTADGLLELLGAPAYAALARSETVPALRATRGDTPLEMLVRLFLLQQPVPQARVAEVLPVDACLESGWLARAGAGELAATVDVRPYGGPGGEDWFIVSDLGCAVGGAGGIGRREEGVVLGVGGASTTLAGITVRTPAAAALDLGTGSGIQALHAAQHATRVVATDLNPRALHITALTLALSATSAVERREGSLFEPVRGDETFDLIVSNPPFVISPGARLTYRDGGMGGDDLCRTLVQEAGERLNEGGLAQFLANWQHVEGEDWQDRLRSWVPRGCDAWIVQREVQDVNQYAELWLRDAGDHQGDTAEYQARYDAWLDEFEARKVKAVGFGWITLRRTSAAVPSLTVEEWPHPVEQPLGDTIRAHFDRLDHLRDHDDAALLEGHFRLAAEIVQEQVGLPGAEDPEHVVLRQNRGMRRATRVDTVGAGFAGVCDGTMSAGRILDAIAQLIGEDPVMLRDRTPAQIRLLVEQGFLEPVR
- the topA gene encoding type I DNA topoisomerase, which codes for MSPTSETAKGGRRLVIVESPAKAKTIKGYLGPGYIVEASVGHIRDLPNGAAEVPEKYTGEVRRLGVDVEHDFQPIYVVNADKKAQVKKLKDLLKESDELFLATDEDREGEAIAWHLQEVLKPKVPVKRMVFHEITKAAIQAAVANPRQLNQKLVDAQETRRILDRLYGYEVSPVLWKKVMPRLSAGRVQSVATRLVVERERERIAFRSAEYWDLTGTFATGRAGDSSDPSSLVARLQTVDGRRVAQGRDFDSLGQLKSANTLHLDEANARALAAALEQTRFAVRSVESKPYRRSPYAPFRTTTMQQEASRKLGFGAKATMQVAQKLYENGYITYMRTDSTTLSDTAVAAARAQVTQLYGADYLPPQPRTYAGKVKNAQEAHEAIRPSGDRFRTPAETGLTGDQFKLYELIWKRTVASQMKDATGNSVTVKIGGTAADGRDVEFSASGKTITFHGFLKAYVEGADDPNAELDDRERRLPQVSEGDALSAQEITVDGHATKPPARYTEASLVKELEEREIGRPSTYASIIGTILDRGYVFKKGTALVPSFLSFAVVNLLEKHFGRLVDYDFTAKMEDDLDRIARGEAQAVPWLKRFYFGEGTVSGAAADAGNGDGDHLGGLKELVTDLGAIDAREVSSFPVGNDIVLRVGRYGPYIERGEKDTEQHQRADIPDDLAPDELTVDLAEELLAKPSGDYELGTDPATGHTIVAKDGRYGPYVTEILPEGTPKTGKNAVKPRTASLFKTMSLDTVTLDDALKLMSLPRVVGVDPEGQEITAQNGRYGPYLKKGTDSRSLQSEEQLFTITLEEALAIYAQPKQRGRAAAKPPLKELGTDPVSEKPVVVKDGRFGPYVTDGETNATLRSGDSVEEITPERGFELLAEKRAKGPAKKTAKKAVKKAPAKKTTTAKKTTAKKTAAKKTTTAKKTTAKKTTTAKKTAAKTATATKSTED
- the tmk gene encoding dTMP kinase, which produces MTRADHQTAPQPAPDDALVADSRERAVRALLRRPQLKRLWSAQLVGGVGDTLALLVLVVLALQAAVAEGSFGGGYRGVAFAVATVFGVRILATLLFGAVLLGPLTALTSQDGPLDRRWTMVGADGLRAALLIVAPLWIDWTPENALAVLLVTAFVAGVAERFWTVCRESAAPALLPAPPPEGATVRPLPDHMDALRRLSLRTGFVAIPLAAVALVVASLFNNVLGAGIDWFGQHQAALASYVAAGLFAASLSVLTFLELPGTRTPRARSPLEGLRRPRTGTGSDKGRTGAMPLLVLACAAVAAAVSAAVAVAVLHAKDLGGGPVLYGLFVAALTGGVVAGIRTAPALVPALSRRRLLALTIAFTGVALLAAGLIPDVTTVLLILALAGVGAGLSANIGHTLLDQEAEEYRRPRTTEHLHAVVRVSVALGALIAPLVAAAIGPHRLESGKFVFAHGGAAFTLMLAGALLLPVAALVLAKVDDRSGVPLRQDLKDALLGGDDPEQGAAAAGFFIALEGGDGAGKSTQAEALAEWIRAKGHEVVLTREPGATPVGKRLRSILLDVSSAGLSHRAEALLYAADRAEHIDTVVRPALERGAVVISDRYIDSSVAYQGAGRDLSPTEIARINRWATNGLVPHLTVLLDVAPETARERFTEAPDRLESEPAEFHARVRAGFLTLAAADAGRYLVVDAGQEPEAVTTVIRHRLDQVLPLSEAEVKAREEARKKAEEEARRKAEEEAARKAEEERLERERQEQLAKLRAEEEERKRRELEEAQRREAERQAEEARRRAEEAQRKAEEERARLLAEEKARAEEEARRKAEEERRRKQAEEEARLRAEAEALRLEKQRKAEAALLRAEEARRLAEAAAAAAEAGPKNTAPKSSAPKGAPGSVTGQDAATVPTPVVTPGGTGDDTTVLRPVRDEERGPGRANAGSEADVTAELPKPPVPPRAGDETEVLPQVPNRDASGAADETAVLPPVRPGDAEETAVLPPVRPADAEETAVLPPVRGDDPADRVPPEYFRKDAPAARPDGTGTGTEDRTREMPQVDADGAPRRRRSDWAEETPLDDLPSLADELLGPHDEEPDEGRGRRGRGGRGR